Sequence from the Parvicella tangerina genome:
AGGAGGCGTCACTTTTTCTGCAGAAGATGTGCACATGAGTTACTCGGTGTCGCACATGTTAAAGTTTCACCAAAATGGAGCCGTTAGCGAAATGGTGGAATCAACTAATCCTGGTGCTAGTAGGTATTCCTATAAAGCCACTATGACTTTTAATACAATCAACGAGCCGCTTAAAATGACCAAGAGTAAAACGCCTTCTTCACTGGAAGATCTCGTTGAAGATAATGCGCCTTGGTTCTGGGATAAGAAGTCTGGTGTTTGGAAAAAACAAGAAACAATTGAGTGTCAACCGGTAAAGCCTAATGAGCATTACCCTAACAAAAAGTAGTTGTTTTTTCTGTTCAAAACAATTCATAGATTTGAACAACTCCATCCATGCGATAATTGAGAACCACTTATCTTTGTGTATCAATTTATAATTCAATGAACGCAATAAAAGATATCGCATTTAACTTCCCAGGGCAAACCAATCATTACAAAGGTAAAGTAAGAGATGTGTACAGTATCGATGAAGATTTGTTAGTGATGGTGGCAAGTGACCGTATTTCGGCCTTCGATGTGGTGTTGCCTAAGGGAATTCCCTATAAAGGTCAGGTTTTAAATCAGTTAGCAGCAAAGTTTTTGAAGGCTACTGAAGATATTTGTCCGAATTGGTTGATCGACTCTCCAGACCCAAATGTGAGTGTAGGTAAAAGATGCGAGCCGTATCGTATCGAGATGGTGATTAGGGGGTATTTGGCTGGTCATGCCTGGAGAACCTATAAAAGTGGAGAAAGAGTGTTGTGTGGAGTAACCATGCCAGAAGGGATGAGAGAAAACCAAAAGTTTCCTGAGCCGATTATTACTCCTGCTACCAAAGCGGATGAAGGACACGATGAGGATATTTCGAGAGAAGAGATCATTGCTCAAGGAATTGTATCGGAAGCAGATTATATCAAATTAGAAGAATATACACGCAAAATCTTTCAAAGAGGAACGGAGATCGCTGCAAAGCAAGGACTGATCCTAGTGGATACAAAGTATGAGTTCGGAAAAATAGGAGATGAGATCTTTTTAATGGATGAGATTCATACGCCTGACTCTTCGAGATACTTCTATGCGGATACGTATGATGAATTGTTGGAAGCAGATCAACCTCAAAGACAATTGTCTAAAGAGTTTGTTAGAGAGTGGTTGATGGCTGGAGGTTTCCAAGGGAAAGAAGGTCAAACGGTACCAGAGATGACAGATGAATTTGTACAATCGGTGACGGATCGTTATATTGAACTCTACGAAAAGGTTACTGGAGAGAAATTTATTAAAGCGGATGTTTCAGATCCTGTGAATCGAATTCAAAAGAATGTGGAGGCTTGTCTAGCTGGTCTTAAAGTATAAACTATGGGGAAGAACAAGAATAAAAAGAATATAGTCTATTCTACCAATCCAGACTTTAACTATGAGTACGATGAAGATGAGGTAGAAGAAACGCTACCACCAGAAGAGCAGTTGCTTTATGTTTCTATCGATAGAAAGCAACGAGGGGGAAAGACCGTTGTCTTAATCGAAGGTTTTGTAGGTGAGGAAGATGACCTAAAGGATCTAGGAAAACTCCTGAAGTCGAAATGTGGAGTTGGTGGTTCTGCAAAGAATGGAGAGATTACTATTCAGGGGGATAAGCGAGATAAAGTAATTGAGATTTTAGAAAAAGAAGGTTATCAGACAAAGCGGAAAGGAGGGTAGTTGAAAATCTGAAATTAGAAATTAGAAAGCTGATTTGTTAGGTTTAATCAAAAGTCAAGCGTCTAATATCCAGTGTCCAACGTAGAAAGTCCAACTTCATTAATTAAAAGATTATTAAGTTTTTTCAACAATGACAACCTATACCCATTACAATTATTAAATTTGAGACAATTAATTAATCAGAAACATTAAGTAACATAATAAAATGAGTGTACTAGTAAATAAAGATTCAAAAGTAATCGTACAAGGATTTACAGGAAGCGAAGGAACATTCCACGCAGGACAGATGATTGAGTATGGAACTAACGTTGTGGGTGGAGTGACGCCAGGAAAAGGTGGTCAAACTCACTTAGACAAGCCAGTTTTTAATACGGTTGAAGAAGCTGTTCAGAAAGCGGGGGCTGATGTTTCGATTATCTTCGTTCCACCAGCATTTGCTGCTGATGCAATCATGGAAGCTGCTCAAGCAGGAATTAAAGTGATCGTTTGTATTACGGAAGGGATTCCAGTAGCTGATATGGTGAATGTAAAGGAATACTTGTCAGATAAAGATTGTACACTTATCGGACCGAACTGTCCAGGGGTGATGACTGCTGGAGAAGCTAAGGTTGGTATTATGCCAGGGTTTATCTTCAACAAAGGTTCTATCGGAATCGTCTCTAAGTCAGGAACTTTGACTTATGAGGCAGTAGATCAAATTAGTAAGGCAGGATTAGGTCAGACAACTGCAATCGGAATCGGAGGAGATCCAATTATTGGTACAACTACGAAAGAGGCTGTTCAATTGTTGATGGCAGATCCAGAGACGGAAGGAATCATTATGATCGGTGAGATCGGAGGGAACCTTGAGGCAGAGGCTGGAAAGTGGATCAAAGAGCATGGAACTAAACCAGTTGTAGCTTTCATCGCTGGAGAGACAGCTCCTGCAGGTAGAACAATGGGGCACGCTGGTGCAATCGTTGGTGGGGAAGAAGATACAGCTGCTGCAAAGAAAAGAATATTGAGAGAGTGTGGAGTTCACGTGGTAGATTCTCCAGCTGAGATTGGAAAGAAAATGGTTGAAGTATTAGGTGTTACTGCTTAATTAGATACAACCTTTAAATAATTGAAAATCCTGATGCTCATTTTGAGTGTCAGGATTTTTTATTTTAGTGCTATGCGTAAAGCTATTTCATACATGCTATTTACATCTCTTATGGTAACATTTGTAGGGTGTTATCAAGAACAAGGTGAGGTGGAGGAGAGTACACGCTGCCCATCAATTTCACGATCGACTAGCCACTACAGAGTAAACCATCGGTAACTTTCCTTCCATGCCTTTAATCTGATATTTTTTTTCTGAGATTTTTGTGGTATTCGCGAAGCAATCATAAGGAGAGTAATCATATTCGTTGAAATCTTCAATTTGCAAACCTTGACTTTTTAATGCTTGCATGACCTCGCCTAAAGAATGGTTCCATGAAACAGTTTTCGGTTGACTTATTACCTCTCCATCAGTATAGGTTTCTATCGAAGATGTTATGATGTCTTCTCTGTTAAAATAGGAATAAGAAATTTCATTAAAATTGTCGTCAAACATCCAAAGTACAGGGTGGAATTCAACAAATATTAACTTACCTCCAGCTTTGAGTAGGTTTTTAATTGTTTCAGCCCATTTGTTGATGTTTGGTAACCAGCCTATTGTGCCGTATGTTGTAAATACGATATCAAAATCATTAGGTAAGAATTCATTTGCACGATAGACATCTGCACACACAAAACGGGCGTCTAGCCCTAGGTCTGAATTAAGTTGCTTCGCTGTATTTATAGCCTTGTCAGAGAAGTCCAGCCCAGTTACCTTAGCTCCCATGCGAGTTAAAGAAAGTGAGTCCAACCCAAAATGACATTGAAGATGAGCAATTTTCTTTGCTGTCACATCTCCTAGTAAACCTAGTTCAATTTCGTTAAGTGAAGTTTCGCCAATTCTGAAACTGTTAATATCGTAAAAATCAGAGTTGTAGTGAGTGTCAACTCTGCTATTCCAGTTTGATTTATTTATGTTCAAATAATCTTCGTTTGGCTTCATATCAGAACTTAAATCCAACCGTTGCCATGATGTTACTGCTTATTTTAGTAAGTTGAGCAGCACTTGTAATGAGTGGGTCATACTTGTAGTAATCACTTGTTCGTTGAGTCCAGGTGTAAGCAAAGTCTACATAAAAATCTTTAGACCTGTACCCAAATCCTCCACCGTAAGTCATCATTGGATCTGTGGTAGTGACGACACTCGGGTTATAACCGTTCTGGTAATAAGCAGCTCCGGCTCTGATCATCCATAGATTAGTAATTCGGTATTCTCCTCCTAATCTTATGTTTAGTGCTTGCTCAAAATTGTTCTGAACAGCAGTATTTTCTGAATCAAAAGCGTAGCTGTCGCCAGATCCTGGATGTGCTTTCAAATATCCAGATGAATAGTTTACTAATTCCACATCAGCACTGATAAGTCCTTTCTTTCTAACTACAAAAGCCAGGCTACCCATTAAGCGACTAGGAGTCCTCATACGATAGGTGAAGCGACCATCAGGAGAATTAGCCTGATAGGATTGTTCTGTTCTAATAGATGTGACATCATTAAAGTAGGTGTTGATTTGGGATGACCATCGGTCTCTCATGCTATAGTAAACGGTTGGCGTATGATAAGCAATACCAATTCGTAACCATTGGGTAGGCAAGAAGATAGCACCTAACTTTAAATTAACCCCTTTCCCTCTTGTTTCAAGATTTTCAGAATATGTGAACGAGTGAATTGAAGTAGTATCGATCAAAGAAGTTTCCGTGTGCACTTTTTCCTGATCAAAAGAGAACCGCTGGAAATTAACTGAACCTCCGATGTATAGTTTGTCGTTATAATTACCTGAAATACCGAAGGACCATTCTCCAAGACTTCCTTTGTTGATGTACTCGTGGTCTTGCTGAATGCTGTCAACATACATTTGTGTAGTGTAAACTTCTTTACCTCCTGTTCCGTTTAAGGGATCTATTAGCCATGCTTCATAGGCAGGAGCCGCCATAAATGGGGAGACCTGATAATTCCAAAGTTCGTCTTCTGTAGCGCCATAACCTTGATCAGCTAAAACCATGGAGAATGAGGTCGTATCTACAGAGCTGATACTGGTGTGCTCGTGGAAATTTGCCAATTTGTTATATCCAAACCCGAACTGAACAGCTCTCCATAAGCTTGGACTTTCTGGGTGTGCTTTGCTTACAAATACAACTCCAAGGTTATTGATGTTAAAGTTTTCTTTAGCGGCCGTGGTGGTAAACCCATTGTGAGTAGCCGTTGTTTTCGATAGGTTCAGCGTAGGGGTGAAGGAGAAATCGGATTCTCGAAACCTTCCCATTCCAGCAGGGTTGGTAGAAAGAACTGAAAAGTCTGCCCCAACTGAACCAAACGCACCAGCTACTGAATTATAGCGAGCTGTGCCGCCAAAATGCGTGTGACTATATCGGTAAACATCCTGTTCTGATTGCGCAAACGCAATTGCAGGACATAACAATAGTAGGCTATAAATTAAATTTTTCATAAGCTCAAGATAAATGGTGAAACAAATTAACGAGGCAATTAACCTCCTCTTCCTGATGATTTTGCAGATGGGGTTTTGCTTCCGCCACCAGAGCTTCCTCCTTTGAAGCTACCACCACTTGAACTTGATCCTTTGAACCCACCAGAGCTACCTCTGCTACCAGAATACGATCCGCTTGAGCCAGATGATGACCCACTTCCTTTGTGCGTTCCGCTACTGTTGTAAGAACCTCCGCGAGAACCAGAATTGTATGATCCTGAACCAGAACCTGAACCGCTGGAAGAAGGCTTATAATAGTTTCCTCCAGAGTTGTAGTGAGTATCTTTTTTTCCACTACTGCTTCCGCTACTATTGTAGTGATGACTTCCTCCTGAACCTTTATCGTACGTAGGTTTTGCTGGAGTGTACTTCACAGGTTTTGACGTAGACCATGAAGAATTTGTCTTATTTGGCTTGTTGTAGGTATTAGACGAACCGTTAGGCTTTTTATTCACTACATCTTTATAGTAGCCTTTTTCTGGTTGGTACGTAGTAGGAATTTTGTAAGAACTACCACTAGAAGCCGAATGCCCCACAGGCTTGGTGTCGGTCATACTAGACATCGAAGTATAATAATTTTGAGGAGCCTTAACTGATGTCCCGTCATTACCTACATTTACTCCAGGTTTGACAGGCTTTCCAGGTTCGTCATTGTTGTCGTTGTTATTGTTAACTACTGCACTCCCTATTTTCCCTTTTACATTTGACCTTGTGATGTTGTAATGTTCAATTGAAGTCCCTTCATTATTTGAACTGTTTGTGGTTCCCGAAGACATTCCGCTGCCGTGGTGACCACTGTAGGTATTATTATTAGAAGAATAGTCGCCATTAACGTTACTTCCGTAGTTGTACCAGTTATTATACCCACTTCCATAACCATATCCATAATTGGTGAAATAAGGATTATAACCGTAGCCGTATGGATTGTTGTTGTAATAATTGTTGTATCCATAACCGTAACCTCCATAAGGATTGTAGTAGTTGTTGTAAGCACTAAACCCATAAGAAGAGCCACATCCATAGGAATTATTGTACCATGAATTATAGCCATAGTTATTATTGTAACTGTAGGGGTAGTAATAGTTATTGTTCCAGTTGTTGCAATTGCAATTACAGTTGTTGTATCCTGGGGCATTGTAACCGTAGCCACCATAGTAGTAATTGTTTTGCGTACTGTAATTCCCAGACTGAGATGGCGTGTAATAAGCAGAAGGCTGCTTGTTGTTCTGAGCATAGTTCTCATCGTAGTAATCCTCATTCTCAAAATAGTCGTCAGAAGTTTCTGTTCCTGCTACTACTCTGGGTTTAAGGTCACCATACACATCATCATCGTAAGCGAGGTCTTTCGATGACGTACAAGAGGAAGCGCCTATAAGTGCAATTCCAAATGATATGAAGATTAATTTTTTCATGGTGTTAGTTTATTATGCTCAATACGATAGTAAATATACGAAGAATTAATAGATTTGCCCATCATATTGAGGATTTAGTTTTAAATTCGTTTCAAATATTAACAATAAATTAACAAAAACTATACCAAAAAATGGCAAAGGGTTTACCAAAGAGAAGTGAGGATTTTTCAGGATGGTACAATGAACTCGTAGGAATGGCTGATTTGGCTGAGAACTCTGGAGTTCGAGGTTGTATGGTAATCAAGCCTTATGGGTTTGCGATCTGGGAAAAAATGCAAGATCAATTGGATCGAATGTTTAAGGAAACAGGGCATCAAAATGCTTACTTTCCCTTGTTTGTCCCGAAAAGCTTATTCGAAGCAGAAGAGAAGAATGCGGAGGGATTTGCTAAAGAATGTGCAGTTGTCACGCATTACAGACTCAAAACTGATCCTGAAGATGCGTCCAAATTGATTGTTGATCCAAATGCGAAATTGGAAGAAGAATTGATTGTTCGTCCAACAAGTGAAGCGATCATCTGGAATACGTATAAAGGATGGATTCAATCCTACCGAGATTTGCCCATCTTGATCAACCAATGGGCTAATGTAGTTCGATGGGAAATGAGAACACGTCTATTTTTAAGGACTGCTGAGTTCTTGTGGCAGGAAGGTCATACAGCTCATGCCACGAAGCAGGAAGCATTGGATGAAACAGCTCAAATGCTTGATGTTTATGCAGCGTTTGCAGAGAATTTTATGGCGATGCCCGTTGTAAAAGGATACAAAACAGAGAATGAGCGATTTGCAGGAGCCGATGATACTTATTGTATCGAAGCATTGATGCAGGACGGAAAAGCATTACAGGCAGGTACAAGTCATTTTCTTGGGCAGAATTTTGCTAAAGCTTTTGACGTGAAATTTGCGGATAAAGATGGTAAGCAAGATTATGTATGGGCAACATCATGGGGGGTGAGTACTCGTTTGATGGGGGCGCTGATCATGAGTCATTCAGATGACTATGGATTGGTGTTGCCTCCAAAGTTAGCGCCAATACAAGTGGCAATTGTTCCAATTTACAAGGGAGAAGATCAGTTAGCTCAGGTGTCAGAAGTGGCCAATGAAATCAAGGATGCGCTGATAGCAAAAGGATTGTCTGTAAAGTATGATGATGATGATAAGCGTAAACCAGGATGGAAGTTTGCTGAGTATGAAGTGAAAGGGGTTCCGGTTAGAATTGCAATCGGTGCACGAGATCTGGAAAATGGAACTGTGGAGGTCGCTAGGAGAGATACGATGAGTAAGGAAACGATGCCGAGAGAAGAGGTGGTTGATCATGTTGCCGGTCTGATGGATGAGATTCAGTGTTCGCTCCTGGTCAGAAATCAACAGTTTGTAAAAGAGAATACACATGAAGTGGAAACGTGGGAAGAGTTTGTTGATGTGATCGAAAATAAAGGGGGGTTTGTATCTGCTCATTGGGATGGAACAGGAGAGACAGAACAACAGATAAAAGAAGCAACAAAGGCGACCATCAGATGTATTCCTTTTGATGCACAAGAAGTTGAAGGAAAATGTATCTTTACAGGAAATCCTTCAAAAAGAAAAGTGCTTTTTGCAAAGGCTTATTAAATAATAAGAAATTATGGAGACTAACGATAGCCAGGAACTGATCTTTAAAGTAATTCAGGAGAAATGCATTTTAAAACAAGATGTGTTTCACAATATTCAGTTGAACTTTAAAATCTTGAAGAATGTACTCAAGGAGGTGGGTGATGATCTCAAAGATAAGATGGATGGGATTGATGAACGAGTAGTTATAGAGTATCGTGATATTGATGACTATGAGGCACACCTAAGAATCGGAGGAGATATCTTGATCTTTCACATGCATACCAATGTGTTCAAATTTGATGATAACCATTCGCTATGGCGAACTTCCTACTTTAAAGAGAATGTGAACAGAGGCTATTGTGGTGTTATTAATGTTTACAACTTCTTGACGGATTCATACACGTATAATAGAGTAAATGATCTGGGGTACTTAATAGCTCGTTTATTTATCAATAATGAGAATCACTACATGGTGCAAGGTAAGCGCCAATTGGGGTTCCTGTACAACGATATCATCAACTCAGTTATCGACAAAGAACAGATGAAGGCTGTTATTCAGTCTGCTGTGCTATATGCGCTTGATTTTGATCTTTATGTACCTCCTTATGATGAGATCAAAGAAGTCTCTGTTTTTGAAATGCAACGTTTGAGTGAAGGACTAAGAATGAAAACAGGAAAGAGACTTGGCTTCAGGTTTCAGGCAGATACGGATGAGGTTTAAAAAGATGAAAAAAAAACAATTTTTGTTTGGAGGTAATGATTTTAGTATTACATTTGCAGCCCAAATCAATTGAATGATTATTCAGTTGGCCCGTTCGTCTAGGGGTTAGGACGCCAGGTTTTCATCCTGGAAACAGGGGTTCGATTCCCCTACGGGCTACTAAAAAAAGATTAAAAGCAAGATGGCAAACATTAAGTCAGCAATTAAAAGAACTAGATCTAACGAAGCGAAAAGAGTTAGAAATAAGTATCAACACAAAACAACCAGAAATGCTGTCAGAAAATTGAGAGCAACTACTGATAAAAAAGAGGCTACTGCATTGTATCCTGAGGTTGTGGCTATGTTGGACAAATTAGCGAAGAGAAACATTATTCACAAAAACAAAGCTTCTAACTTAAAGTCAAAGTTAGCTTTGCACGTGAACTCGCTTTAAGCGATAGTAAAAAATACTTATAGAGATCCTGACCGCTCAGCGCGTCAGGATCTTTTGCTTTATAGAACCCCAAAAAATGTTTAACTATGACCCTAAAACTAACCCTGAGGGAATTGGCTGAAGATGACCGTCCGAGGGAGAAAATGATTCAAAAAGGAACGCAATCATTAAGTGATGCTGAACTCATCGCGATTCTAATTGGCTCTGGAAATAGACAAGAAACTGCTGTTCAGTTGAGTCAGAGAGTGTTGAATAACTATAATCACAACCTGATTTCGTTAAGCCGTTCATCCATTAAAGAACTGCAACAATTTAAAGGTATTGGAGAAGCTAAGGCAATCACGATAGCTGCTGCTATGGAACTCGGTAGGAGAAGAGCTGCTCAATCGGAAAATGTCGTTCAGCAAATCTCGTCTAGCAAAGCTGCGTATGAAGTGCTAAAAGCAAAGCTGGAGGATCTACCCCATGAGGAGTTCTGGGTGATGTTACTTTCTCGCAGTAATAAAGTCATTGATATTCAAATGATAGGAAGAGGAGGAATTAGTGGAACGGTTGCAGATGTAAGAGTGATTCTAAAACTGGCGATTGAAAGTCTTGCCTCAGGCATCATTCTTGGGCATAATCATCCAAGTGGCAACCTTTCTCCCAGTAATGCGGATATTACACTCACACATAAAGTAAAAGAGAGTGCTAAACTCATGGATGTCGCTGTGCTGGATCATTTGATCGTTACCGATACCTCCTACTATAGCTTTGCTGATAACGGCAAGATTTAATCGCTATATTTGCCGCATGAAAATCGTTACTATCATTGGGGCAAGACCGCAAATTATTAAGGCGGCAGGATTGAGCAGAGCAATCAAAAATAATTTCTCAGACAAGATTGAAGAGATTATTGTGCATACTGGACAGCACTACGATCAGAACATGTCTGAGGTCTTCTTTGAAGAGTTAGGTATTCCTAAACCGAATATTAATTTAAATGTGGGTTCAGGAAAGCATGGTGAGCAAACAGCAAAAATGATCAGTGGTATTGAAGATATCTTGATCAATGAGCAGCCAGATGCGATAGTTTTATACGGAGATACCAATTCAACATTGGCTGGAGCTGTTGCTGCCTCAAAAATTCACGTGCCAATCGTGCATATAGAAGCAGGCCTTCGCTCTTACAATAAACAAATGCCAGAAGAGATCAACAGGATCATGTGCGACCACGCCAGTACATTATTGTTTTCTCCAACCAAAGCAGGCGTGGAGAATTTGGTAAAAGAAGGTTTTAAATTAGATAATATAGCTCCTTTTAATAGTGATCAGCCAGGTGTATTTCATTGTGGTGATATCATGTATGATAATAGCCTTTACTTCTCAGAATTATCAGACAAGAAGAGTTCTGTTCTTCAGGATAATAAAATTAAAGCAGGAGGATATGTGTTGTCAACGATACACCGAAACGATAATACGGATCAACCAGAGCGATTGTCTGGTATTTTTGAAGCAATCCTTGAATTGATTGATGTTTATGGTCTTGATTTTGTGCTGCCGTTGCACCCACGAACCGAGAAACAAATGAAAGTGAACCTTTCAGAGACTTTGCAAAAAAGAATAGAGGAGGAGGTACGATTAAAGTTAATCCCTCCAGTTTCTTTTCTCGATATGATCGCTTTAGAAAAGAACTCGAAAATTGTAGTTACGGATAGTGGTGGCGTTCAAAAGGAAGCGTTCTTCTTTCAAAAACCATGTGTGATTCTCCGTCCGGAAACGGAATGGGTAGAATTAGTTGCATGTGGAGCAGCGAAAATAGTAGGGTGGCATAAAGAGCAGATCATTGATGCTTTTAATGGCTATATGAATACTGAGCAAATAGACTTTCCACCACTGTTTGGAGATGGTGAAGCAGGTAAGTTTATGTGTGAGAAGATGCTGGAAAGTTTAGGGTAAAAAAAAGCACTTCATTTGAAGTGCTCCATATAATAATAATGTATTACAGAATGCTGATTATTCTCCAGTACCTGCTGATCCCTCAAGCAATTTTGCGAGTACCAAGTCAGTGATATCTTCTCCTCCTGCAACCATAAGGGAATTGACATCAAATACGTAAGTATAGCCTTTCTCTGTAGCGATTTCTTTTGCTGCTTTTTGAATCTTAGAGACGATGTTGTTGATCTTTGTATTCTCCAAATTTTGTAATTCCATCTCGCTCTTGTACTGGATGTCTTCAAAGTTCTTCATTCTATCGTCATACATTTGGTAAGCAAGTTGAAGACTTCCCTGATCGCAGTTCTCTGGATCTGCTTGACATTTCTTTTCAAGTTCTAAAGCTTCTTTTTGCTTCTCTTTCACCTTTTCTGCAAAGAACTCCATTTCTTCCTGAGACTTCTCCATAGCCGTTTGAAGTTCAGCTTGTGCCTTTTGATAGTCAGGCAGCTGAGGAATGATTTTTTGTGTGTCCATGTGTGCCATGTTTTGAGCACTGGCAAATAATGTAGCTAAGGTTAAGGTTATGGTAAATAATGCTTTTCTCATGTTTTCTTTTTATTGGTTTAATTCTCTCTTATTGTTCTAATTGTTTCAATATATAATCACTCTTATCGTATTTAGGGTCTACAAAAAGGATATTGCTGTTGGCGCCTTTGTCCAAAACGAAATCATAGCCTTTATCATCCGACATGTTTTTGACTTCTTTGTAGATCTTATTCTGAATAGGTTCGATCAACTCCTTACGCTTTGCAAAAAGCTCGCCATTTACACCAAACTTTTGTTGTTGAAACATTTGAGCTTCTTGTCTTAGCTGGTCAATTTCCGCCTGACGTTGCTTTTTGGTTTCTGGAGGTAACAGAATCTCTTCTTGTTTTAATGCTTCTTCTTTCTTGGCTATAGCCGCATACTTTGCTTCAATTTCTTTTTGATAACCTTCAGCAAGGT
This genomic interval carries:
- the sucD gene encoding succinate--CoA ligase subunit alpha, which encodes MSVLVNKDSKVIVQGFTGSEGTFHAGQMIEYGTNVVGGVTPGKGGQTHLDKPVFNTVEEAVQKAGADVSIIFVPPAFAADAIMEAAQAGIKVIVCITEGIPVADMVNVKEYLSDKDCTLIGPNCPGVMTAGEAKVGIMPGFIFNKGSIGIVSKSGTLTYEAVDQISKAGLGQTTAIGIGGDPIIGTTTKEAVQLLMADPETEGIIMIGEIGGNLEAEAGKWIKEHGTKPVVAFIAGETAPAGRTMGHAGAIVGGEEDTAAAKKRILRECGVHVVDSPAEIGKKMVEVLGVTA
- the wecB gene encoding non-hydrolyzing UDP-N-acetylglucosamine 2-epimerase yields the protein MKIVTIIGARPQIIKAAGLSRAIKNNFSDKIEEIIVHTGQHYDQNMSEVFFEELGIPKPNINLNVGSGKHGEQTAKMISGIEDILINEQPDAIVLYGDTNSTLAGAVAASKIHVPIVHIEAGLRSYNKQMPEEINRIMCDHASTLLFSPTKAGVENLVKEGFKLDNIAPFNSDQPGVFHCGDIMYDNSLYFSELSDKKSSVLQDNKIKAGGYVLSTIHRNDNTDQPERLSGIFEAILELIDVYGLDFVLPLHPRTEKQMKVNLSETLQKRIEEEVRLKLIPPVSFLDMIALEKNSKIVVTDSGGVQKEAFFFQKPCVILRPETEWVELVACGAAKIVGWHKEQIIDAFNGYMNTEQIDFPPLFGDGEAGKFMCEKMLESLG
- a CDS encoding class I SAM-dependent methyltransferase is translated as MKPNEDYLNINKSNWNSRVDTHYNSDFYDINSFRIGETSLNEIELGLLGDVTAKKIAHLQCHFGLDSLSLTRMGAKVTGLDFSDKAINTAKQLNSDLGLDARFVCADVYRANEFLPNDFDIVFTTYGTIGWLPNINKWAETIKNLLKAGGKLIFVEFHPVLWMFDDNFNEISYSYFNREDIITSSIETYTDGEVISQPKTVSWNHSLGEVMQALKSQGLQIEDFNEYDYSPYDCFANTTKISEKKYQIKGMEGKLPMVYSVVASRS
- a CDS encoding OmpH family outer membrane protein; its protein translation is MRKALFTITLTLATLFASAQNMAHMDTQKIIPQLPDYQKAQAELQTAMEKSQEEMEFFAEKVKEKQKEALELEKKCQADPENCDQGSLQLAYQMYDDRMKNFEDIQYKSEMELQNLENTKINNIVSKIQKAAKEIATEKGYTYVFDVNSLMVAGGEDITDLVLAKLLEGSAGTGE
- the proS gene encoding proline--tRNA ligase, yielding MAKGLPKRSEDFSGWYNELVGMADLAENSGVRGCMVIKPYGFAIWEKMQDQLDRMFKETGHQNAYFPLFVPKSLFEAEEKNAEGFAKECAVVTHYRLKTDPEDASKLIVDPNAKLEEELIVRPTSEAIIWNTYKGWIQSYRDLPILINQWANVVRWEMRTRLFLRTAEFLWQEGHTAHATKQEALDETAQMLDVYAAFAENFMAMPVVKGYKTENERFAGADDTYCIEALMQDGKALQAGTSHFLGQNFAKAFDVKFADKDGKQDYVWATSWGVSTRLMGALIMSHSDDYGLVLPPKLAPIQVAIVPIYKGEDQLAQVSEVANEIKDALIAKGLSVKYDDDDKRKPGWKFAEYEVKGVPVRIAIGARDLENGTVEVARRDTMSKETMPREEVVDHVAGLMDEIQCSLLVRNQQFVKENTHEVETWEEFVDVIENKGGFVSAHWDGTGETEQQIKEATKATIRCIPFDAQEVEGKCIFTGNPSKRKVLFAKAY
- the radC gene encoding RadC family protein, producing the protein MTLKLTLRELAEDDRPREKMIQKGTQSLSDAELIAILIGSGNRQETAVQLSQRVLNNYNHNLISLSRSSIKELQQFKGIGEAKAITIAAAMELGRRRAAQSENVVQQISSSKAAYEVLKAKLEDLPHEEFWVMLLSRSNKVIDIQMIGRGGISGTVADVRVILKLAIESLASGIILGHNHPSGNLSPSNADITLTHKVKESAKLMDVAVLDHLIVTDTSYYSFADNGKI
- a CDS encoding OmpP1/FadL family transporter, whose protein sequence is MKNLIYSLLLLCPAIAFAQSEQDVYRYSHTHFGGTARYNSVAGAFGSVGADFSVLSTNPAGMGRFRESDFSFTPTLNLSKTTATHNGFTTTAAKENFNINNLGVVFVSKAHPESPSLWRAVQFGFGYNKLANFHEHTSISSVDTTSFSMVLADQGYGATEDELWNYQVSPFMAAPAYEAWLIDPLNGTGGKEVYTTQMYVDSIQQDHEYINKGSLGEWSFGISGNYNDKLYIGGSVNFQRFSFDQEKVHTETSLIDTTSIHSFTYSENLETRGKGVNLKLGAIFLPTQWLRIGIAYHTPTVYYSMRDRWSSQINTYFNDVTSIRTEQSYQANSPDGRFTYRMRTPSRLMGSLAFVVRKKGLISADVELVNYSSGYLKAHPGSGDSYAFDSENTAVQNNFEQALNIRLGGEYRITNLWMIRAGAAYYQNGYNPSVVTTTDPMMTYGGGFGYRSKDFYVDFAYTWTQRTSDYYKYDPLITSAAQLTKISSNIMATVGFKF
- a CDS encoding phosphoribosylaminoimidazolesuccinocarboxamide synthase, with the protein product MNAIKDIAFNFPGQTNHYKGKVRDVYSIDEDLLVMVASDRISAFDVVLPKGIPYKGQVLNQLAAKFLKATEDICPNWLIDSPDPNVSVGKRCEPYRIEMVIRGYLAGHAWRTYKSGERVLCGVTMPEGMRENQKFPEPIITPATKADEGHDEDISREEIIAQGIVSEADYIKLEEYTRKIFQRGTEIAAKQGLILVDTKYEFGKIGDEIFLMDEIHTPDSSRYFYADTYDELLEADQPQRQLSKEFVREWLMAGGFQGKEGQTVPEMTDEFVQSVTDRYIELYEKVTGEKFIKADVSDPVNRIQKNVEACLAGLKV
- a CDS encoding translation initiation factor, which translates into the protein MGKNKNKKNIVYSTNPDFNYEYDEDEVEETLPPEEQLLYVSIDRKQRGGKTVVLIEGFVGEEDDLKDLGKLLKSKCGVGGSAKNGEITIQGDKRDKVIEILEKEGYQTKRKGG
- the rpsT gene encoding 30S ribosomal protein S20; this translates as MANIKSAIKRTRSNEAKRVRNKYQHKTTRNAVRKLRATTDKKEATALYPEVVAMLDKLAKRNIIHKNKASNLKSKLALHVNSL